The following DNA comes from bacterium.
CCGTAGACCTGGAAGACGCCCTGCATCCGGACGCGCGCCGGCACCCCGTTGTAGACGACCGTGGCCGCGCCGGTGATCGCCTCGGCGTTCACGCCCAACTGCACGTCCTTGACCGCCGCCTGCTTGTTTAGGTAGTCCTGGACCGCGGCGAGCGATAGCCTGCCGTAGATCGCGTTGTCGCGGATATCCGTGACCTTCAGATTGCCGCGCTTGAGTTCCGCCGGATCAAACGATACGCCGACGAGCTTGATCCACAGTTCGTCGATCAGCATGCCCTTGATGATGACGTGGCGCCCGTAGACGCTCACGCGCGCGTAGCCGCCGTCGTAGATGTCCGGGATCGCTTCCATGTGGATCAGCGGCGGATCACCGAGCAGGTGGCTGAACAGCGTTCGCAGCTCCGGCGTCGACGTGCTCTGCGGCTCGGCCCCGGCGGGCACCAGCAGCCCGGCGACGAAGGCGACCACGGTCAGGAATGCGAGACACCGGGAAACGCGAGCCATCCGACCCCCCTCGGTACACGCGGTCCGGCCGAGCGTACGCGCCCGGCCGTGCCCAACCGACTAACTATACCATGAAACGCCCCGGGACCGCGGTCAAACCGAGGCCGAAATTCCCAACGATCGCCGGCGCACGCCCTCAAAGTCGCGCCGTCGCTGCTTCATTCATGCCCTTATCCTGCCCGATTCCGGACCCGCGCGGCGTGTATAATGGCGGCATGGCCGACCTGCGGCGGCTCGCGGTGTTTCTGCGCCCGTATATGGTCCAACTGGTCGGGGGCGTCAGCGCGGCAGTGCTGGTCGCCGTCGCCTGGCTGTACGTGCCCCGGTATCTCGGCGAGCAGGCGGACCGCGTCATCCAGACCGGCAGCCTCGGCATCCTCAACCACGCCGCGCTCATCGTGCTCGGCATCTACGCGTTCCGCAGCATCTGTCTCTACGTACAGTTGTCGCTGCTCGCGTTCGTCGGGCACCGCCTCGTCGCCGATCTGCGGGCGCGCATTTTCCAGCGCGTGCAGCGCTGGTCGCTCGCGCGGTTTGCCGCGTGGCACAGCGGCGAAGTGATCTCGCGCACGATTCAGGACACGCAGCTCGTCGAGCAGCGCCTGCTCGGCGGGATCGTGGACGTGATCACCACCGCCCTCACGCTGGCCGGCATCATCGTGATGGTGTTTCTGATCAACTGGCGGCTCGCCGTGCTCACCTTCGTCGCGCTGCCGGCGTTCGTGCTCGCGGCGCGCCTCTTCGGCCGCGAGGTGCACAAGATCTCCGCCCGGGCGCAGCGGCAGGTGGCGTCGCTCACCGCGCTGATCAAGGAGTCGGTGATCGGGGCGCGCGTGATCCGTGCGTTCGTCCAGGAAGGACGCGAGGAGCAGCGGTTCGATCGAGAGAACGAGCGCACGTTCCTGGCCAACTACGGGATCCGGCGGCTGATCGCGGTGGAGGTGTCGTTGGTCAGCCTCCTCACCGCCCTCGCGCTGGTGCTCGTGCTGTGGGCCGGTGCGCAGTACGTGGCGCGCCACGAGATGACCCCGGGGTCGCTGCTGGCGTTCCTGGGATACCTCGCGCTGGCGATGGACCCGGCGATGAGCCTCACGCGCCTGTACTCCGAAGCGCGGCAGGCCATGGCCGGGCTCGAGCGCGTCTACGAGCTGCTCGACGTCCCTGAGACGGTGCGGGACTCGGCGGACGCGATCCCCATGCCGCGCATCGCCGGGCGGGTGCGCTTCACGAACGTCTCGCTCGCGTACGAGCCGGACCGGCTCGCCCTGCGCACCATCACGTTCGAGGTGGAACCGGGCGAGCACGTCGCCATCGTCGGGCCGAGCGGCGCCGGCAAGACCAGCCTCGTGAACCTCATCCCGCGCTTCTACGATCCGACCGGCGGGACGGTGGCGATCGACGGCCACGACCTCCGGCGCGTCCGGATCGCCTCGCTGCGCGCGCAGATCGGACTCGTGCCGCAGGAGACGATCCTGTTCGCCGGCACCATCGCAGAGAACATCGCCTACGGCCGGCCGTCGGCGTCGCGCGCGGAAATCGAAGACGCGGCGCGGGTGGCCAACGCGCACGGCTTCATCGCCGCCCTGCCGCGCGGCTACGACACCTCCCTCGGCGAGGACGGAATGCAGCTCTCGGGCGGGCAGCGCCAAAGGCTCGCGCTCGCGCGCGCCGTGCTGCTCGATCCGGCCGTCTACATCCTCGACGAGGCGACGTCCGCCCTCGACGCGGAGTCCGAGGAGGCGATCCAGGAGGCGATGGCCCGGCTCACCGAACGGCGCACGACCTTCATCGTCGCCCACCGCCTCTCCACCGTGCGCAGCGCCGACCGCATCATCGTCATGCTGGACGGCCGGATCGTCGAGACCGGGCGCCACGACGAGCTGGCGTCGCACGAAGGACCCTACAGCCGGCTCGTCCGCAGCCAGCTGCTCGAAGAGGCGGCGCCCGTGCCGGCCGGAACCGCGCGCCGCGCGGGCGAGACGCCGGCGGCCGCCCCTTGAGCCTCACCGCGAGCGTCATCACCCCGACGCGCAACCGGGCCGCGATGGTGGCCGGTTGCCTGCGCTATCTCTCCGAGCAGACGCTCGCGCCCGATCGCTACGAGATCCTCGTCGTCGACGACGCGTCGACCGACGAGACGCGCGGCGTGATCGAGGCCGCGGTCCGGACATCCCGCTGCGCGGTGCGGCCGTTCTTCCTCACCGAGCGCAAAGGCGTGCCGGGAGCGCGCAACCACGCCATCCGGCAGGCGCGCGGGGACGTCATCGTCTTCGTCGACAGCGACAATTTCGCGGCGCCGACGTACCTCGCGGCGCATCTCGCGATCCACGAGGCGCACCCGAAGGCGGTCGGCCGCGGCCCCGTCATCCTCACCCGGTCGATCGACCGGCCCTTTGCGGTCCGCGCCGGGATCCTCGACCTGTCGACGGCCTACTTCGATACGGACAACGCGTCGGTGCGGCGCACGCACCTCGACCGGGCGGGCCTGTTCGACGAGGTGTTCTATCCGTACGGCTGGGAAGGCCTCGATCTGGGATTCCGCCTGCGCAAGCTCGGCCTGCGGCGGTTCTACCGCCGCGACGCCGCCCTCTACCACTATCACGAGGAGGTCTCACCCGGCAGCCTCGACGGTCTGCTCCGGAAAGAGGCCGACCGTGCGCGGACCGCGTGGCTGTTCTACGAGAAGCACCCCACGCTCGAGGCGCGCTTCGCGCTGCAGTTCACGCCCTTTCACTTGGCGCTGAACTCGGTGCAGCGGCTCTTCGGCCTCGTCGGGCCCGAGAACGTGGAGGGATGGGTGCGCCGGGCGGACCGCGCCGGCATGCCGGGCCTCGGGCGGCTGCTCCTGTCGGGCGTGCTGAACGCCCACTACCTGGCGCACCTGCTCGAGAACGGTCAGATGCGCCCCGGGTCGCGCGCGCATGGAAATTAGCGTCGTCATCCCCACCTACAACAACCGCGACGTCCTGCGGGAAACGGTCCGGCATCTGCGCGGGCAGACGCTGGCCGCCGATCTTTACGAAATTGTCGTCGTCGACGACGGCAGCACCGACGGCACGGCCCAGATGCTCGACGAGTTGGCCGCGCAGCCGGGCGCGGCCGTCCGCCGCGTGAGCCAGGCAAACCGCGGACGCTCCGCCGCGCGCAACCTCGGGGTCCGGACGGCCCGGGGCCGGATCGTCGTCTTTCTCGATTCCGACTTGTGGGCCGCCCCGACGCTGCTCGCCGAGCATCACGGCCACTACCCGCCCGGCGCCGCCCGGCGCGGCGTCCAGGGCCGGACGGTCACACATCCCGAGTCGCGCGTCACCCCGTTCATGCTGGTCAAGGAGATGACGCCGGACCTCACGATCCGGCGGCGCCGCGACCTCTCGCCCTTCCACGTGACGACGCGCAACTGCTCGATGCTGCGGGAGGACGTGCTGGACGCCGGCGGGTTCGACGAAACGTTCAGCGGGTACGGTTGGGAGGACATCGAGCTCGCGATCCGGATGCACGAGCGCGGGACCCGGTTCGAGTACGAACCGCGGGCGCTCGGCCACCACCACCACGTCGAAGACCTGATGGGCGTGCGCGAGAAGCTCCGGCAGGCGGGCGTCGGGGCGGTCTACTTCTGGCGGAAATACCGCCGGGCGGCGCGGATCGGCATCTTTCTCGAAATCGCGTCGTTCATGCTGCCGGTGAAGTGGCTGGTGTACCGGACGCCGCTGATCGCGCCGTGGATCTGGTGGATCGTGCCGCGGGCGGAAAAGCGCCGGTGGCTCTTGATCCTCAATGAATGTTACAGCTTCTTGCTCTGGGACGCGTTTTACGAGGGCGTGTTTCGGGCGCTTCGCACGCCGGACCCGACACCGGACGGCGCCGTGTCGCCCGGGGCCGTGCGGCCCGCGACCGGCCGCGGCGACGTCACCTATGTAACGCCGGCGACGGGACGGACGGAGGAGTCGGCCAGGTAGCAGGCGCTACGGGCACTTGAGGCCGGCCGGCTTCACGAGCACGTCGATCCCGTCACGCCCCGTTAACCGCGCGAGACCCGTCGGAAGCGCGACGCGCGCCCGCTCCGACGCGGCGATGACGATGAACGCCCGGCCCGGCAGGCACGCGTCGTTGGCCAGTTCCAGCGGCGTGTCCAGCCACTCGACGCGGTGCCCCGAGTAGTAGATCAACGACGAGTAGATGTCCAGCCGGTATCCGAGGATGCGGTCGCCGGGCCGCCATGCCGCAGCGATCGCCCGGGCCGCGACGGGCATCGGCTTCTGCGTCTCGACGAGCGGCATGACCCACCTGATGACGCCGAGCCACGTCAGGGCCATCGCGGCGCACAGCGCCGCGAGCGCGCCGGCCCGGCGCCCGGTGACCAGCAGTGCGATCGCGACCGCGACGCCGGCGGCAAGCGCGACGGCGGGCGGAATCAACACCCGGCTGAACTCGCGGTACTGCTGCGGGTACAGGTGACCGAGGTAGCGGCCGATGCCCGCCTCGAGCGCGGCGACGACAACGCCGAGCAGCACCGCGGAGATCACGAGCCACCCGGCGCGCGTCTGCGGCGCGCGGTCGAGCACCCCGTCCCACATCGCCGCCACGCCGACCGCGGCGAGCGGGTAGACCGGCAGCACGTAGTTGGGCAGCTTCGTCTGCGCGAGCGAATAGAAGACGATCACGATGCCGCACCAGAGCAGCACGAAGAGGCTGCCGTCCTCGCGGCGGCGCCGCCAGTGCCAGACCGCGGCCGCGGGCCAAAAGGCGGTCCACGGGAATCCCCCGATGACGAGAATGGGGAGGTAGTAGTACCACGGCCCCGCCTGGTTCTCGACCACGCCGAAGAACCGGCCGACGCCGTAGTAGCCGAGCACCGTTCGAACGAAGGTTCCTCCGTGCAGCGCCGCCTCGGCGGCGTACCAGGACAGGCCGATCACGGCGTACAGGACGAGCCCGGCCGCCCACGGGACTTCGCGCCACCGCCCCCAGGCGCGGCGCCCCGAGACGAACGCCGCCATCGCGAGACCCGGCAGCACCAGCCCGATCGGGCCTTTCGTCAGCGTGGCGAGCCCGGCCAAGATGAAAAATCGGAGATAGTCGCGGCGACGCCCGGTCTGGTAGCCCCGCACGGCCGCGTACGCCGCGAGCAGCATGAACGCGAGCAGCACGGTGTCGAACACGGCGAGACGGGACTGCACGAGGAAGTGAAACGTCACGGCGAGCACCGCGCCCGCGAGGATGCCGGTCCGCGCGTTGAAGAGCGCGCGGCCGAGCAGCATCGTCGCGTACACCGCCGTCACGCTGAACACGCCGGACCACAACCGCACCGTGAGGGTGCTGAAGCCGGCGATGCGGCCGGTCGCCGCGGTCAGCCACATGTAGAGCGGCGGGTGCACGTACCACGGGGCGCCGTTCACGTGCAGGGTGATCGGGTCGCCGGTCTGGAGGATCTCGCGCGCGACCTGCGCGTACTTCGTCTCGTCCTGGTCCCACAGCGTTCCCGCGCCGAGCCGGTAGAACGTGAGAACGACGGCGGCCGCCAGCACGGCCGCGGCCCACACGCGTTCACGGTCCCGCATCGGCCGCCGGGCTAGGCCGCGAGCCGCTCGAGGAGATACCGGGCGATCGCGGCGGCGCCACCCGGACCGCCCTGCCGGTCACGGCCGACCCGTCCCCGCCGCTCGCGCTCCGCCGGATCACGCAAGAGGCGCAGGACCGCCGCGGCGGCCTCCTCGGGGGAGGCCACCGCGACCAGCGCGTCGCCGAGCAGGCGCTGCTGTTCCGCGAGAAACGCCGGCGTGAATTGCGGGCCGGTCCCCGGAAACGCCACGATCGGCTTGCCGAGCCCCGCCGCCTGCTCGTGCGCCGCTCCGGCCATGCCGAGGACCAGAGCGCCCCGCGCGAGCGCGTCGGCGAAGTGCGCGGAGTCGACCGTCACGTCGAGCGGACCCATCCGGAAATGCCGAGGGTCCGTCCACGCGCCGCCCGCCGCTTCGACCGTCCGCCGCAGGCGTTCGGGCGCGAGGTTGGGCGGCCAGGCGACCAGCACGGCCGGCGCGGGCGTCAACCGGGCCGCCGCGAGATCCATCGCGCGGAGCAGCAGGACGAGGTTGTCGAACGCGGGCGGCTTGCTGCCCGGCAGGACCGTGACGACGGGCCGGGTGTCGGCGAGGCCGAACCGCTCGCCCGTAAGCGCGAGCGTGTCCATCAGCGTGAAGCCGACGTATGCCGCCGCGATGCCCTGCCGGCGCAACGCGTCCGCCGTGACCTCGTCCCGTGCGAACACGCGCGCGGCGTACCGCCGGATCAGCGACCGCTCGAGCGGCGAGTGCGGCGCGACGTACTCGGACTTCGGGAGCGCGAGATACACGGTGGGGCCGCCGGCCGCCGCGGCCATGCCGAGGCAGTAGACGTCGCCCGCCGCCAGCACGAGCCCCGCCCGTCCCCGCTGCGCGCGCAGCGTTTGCCGCTGGCGGCGCCAGAACGCCACCCAGCCCGCCCGCACGTCCTCCCACATGCTGCGCCATCCGGCGCGGAGGCCGAAGCCGCCGCTTGGAAAGTCGCGCCGCGGATCGAGGAGCTCCACGCCCGCGGGATAGGCGTGGCCGAGGCCGACGAGCGGGAAGGCGGCCACCTGGACGCGGCCCGGCGGCAGCGCCCGGACGATCTGCGCCGCCTCGAGGTCCTCGCCGTAGCCGTTGCTGACGATCAGCAGACGCGGCGTCACGCCGAACGCGGAACTCCGTCCGAACGAGTCACGCGAGCACCGCGGGGCGCCCGGTGGCCGCCGTCAGCGCCGGCGCCATGACGTCCAGCATGCGCTCGGCGACGCCGGGCGGCGTGTGGTACACGTCGCGAAGATCGCGCGCGGTCGTCTCGAGGCCGCCGCGGTCGTCGAGCATCGCGAGCGCGCGCCGCGCCACGTCCGCCGGGTCGAGGCGTCCGACCATCTCCGGCACGATCATGCGTCCCGCCTCCCGGTTGGGCCAGGCCAGCGCGTGCGGCCGGCGCAGAAACCGCCACGCCATCACGCCTTTGATGGCGCCGCCGAGCCCCGGAATCCGGGCGAGCCACTCGCTCAGGCCTTCGGTCCGGATCCGGCCCGGCCGGTCGAGCGGCAGCACGACGAGCATCGGCACACCCAGGACCGCGAGCTGCACGGTGTTGGTGCCGGGCAGCGTGATCGCGAGGTCGGCGTTCGCGGCGGCGCCGAGGTCGTCGCCGTCGACGATGGTGATGCCGAGCCGTCGGAGGTCCGCGCGCCGGCCGTCGAGGGCGCTGTCGATCGCGTCGCGGCGGAGGAACGGGGACGCGATCAACGTGAAGGCGAGGTCGCCGCGGCGTGCGTGCATCGCGTCGACGGTCCGCAAGAGGAACGGCAGGAACCCGCCCACGATCCAGCGCCGGCTGCCCGGAAAGAGCGCGACCCGCACGCCGTCGTGCGCCGGCCGGACCGTCGACCGCGCCCGGGCCAGCGCGTCGACGCGGAGGTCCCCGGCGACGGCGACCCGATCCGCGCGCACGCCCGCCGCCGCGAGTTCGTTGGCCAGGATCTGCGACGGCACGAAGACACCGGCGAAGCGATGCGCCCGCGACCGGATCAACGCGGTTTCGACGTAGGCGTACGCGGGCACGCCGGCACGGCGGGCCACCGTCGACGAGTACCACAGGTCGCCGCCGAGGTGCAGTACGCAGCCGGGAGCGGCGAGCGCAAGCCGCCGGAGCCCGGTCACCACGGCGAGCGTGTCCCGCGGGCCCAGCACGCGGGCGAAGAGCCCCTGACGCCGGGCGAAGGCCGCTTCCTGGCCGCTCGCAAACTGGCACGGCGGCAGCACGAGCGACAGCGTGAGCGCCTCGCCGCGGGCGGCGGCCCACGCCCTCGCGGCGCGCGCCATCGGCACGGCCCACGTCGAGACTTCGCCGGGGCCGCTCGAGACGATGACGAGTTCCGCGGACGGGCGCGCCACGCCTGGATTATAACGCGCAAGATCCCCACCCACCGTGTCTCATTGTACACGAAGCCCAGGACTTCACGGCAGCGGGCCGAATGTGTTGCGCCGTGATTATCACGCGCACGCCGCTGCGGATCAGCTTCGCCGGCGGCGGCTCCGACTTTCCCGCCGTCTACCGCCGCGGATTCGGCGCCGTCGTCGCGACGGCGATCAACAAGTACATGTACATCACGGTCAACCGCAAGTTCGACGAGAAGATCCGGGCGAGCTACTCGATCACCGAGA
Coding sequences within:
- a CDS encoding glycosyltransferase family 39 protein, which codes for MWAAAVLAAAVVLTFYRLGAGTLWDQDETKYAQVAREILQTGDPITLHVNGAPWYVHPPLYMWLTAATGRIAGFSTLTVRLWSGVFSVTAVYATMLLGRALFNARTGILAGAVLAVTFHFLVQSRLAVFDTVLLAFMLLAAYAAVRGYQTGRRRDYLRFFILAGLATLTKGPIGLVLPGLAMAAFVSGRRAWGRWREVPWAAGLVLYAVIGLSWYAAEAALHGGTFVRTVLGYYGVGRFFGVVENQAGPWYYYLPILVIGGFPWTAFWPAAAVWHWRRRREDGSLFVLLWCGIVIVFYSLAQTKLPNYVLPVYPLAAVGVAAMWDGVLDRAPQTRAGWLVISAVLLGVVVAALEAGIGRYLGHLYPQQYREFSRVLIPPAVALAAGVAVAIALLVTGRRAGALAALCAAMALTWLGVIRWVMPLVETQKPMPVAARAIAAAWRPGDRILGYRLDIYSSLIYYSGHRVEWLDTPLELANDACLPGRAFIVIAASERARVALPTGLARLTGRDGIDVLVKPAGLKCP
- a CDS encoding lipid-A-disaccharide synthase-related protein gives rise to the protein MTPRLLIVSNGYGEDLEAAQIVRALPPGRVQVAAFPLVGLGHAYPAGVELLDPRRDFPSGGFGLRAGWRSMWEDVRAGWVAFWRRQRQTLRAQRGRAGLVLAAGDVYCLGMAAAAGGPTVYLALPKSEYVAPHSPLERSLIRRYAARVFARDEVTADALRRQGIAAAYVGFTLMDTLALTGERFGLADTRPVVTVLPGSKPPAFDNLVLLLRAMDLAAARLTPAPAVLVAWPPNLAPERLRRTVEAAGGAWTDPRHFRMGPLDVTVDSAHFADALARGALVLGMAGAAHEQAAGLGKPIVAFPGTGPQFTPAFLAEQQRLLGDALVAVASPEEAAAAVLRLLRDPAERERRGRVGRDRQGGPGGAAAIARYLLERLAA
- a CDS encoding glycosyltransferase family A protein; this encodes MSLTASVITPTRNRAAMVAGCLRYLSEQTLAPDRYEILVVDDASTDETRGVIEAAVRTSRCAVRPFFLTERKGVPGARNHAIRQARGDVIVFVDSDNFAAPTYLAAHLAIHEAHPKAVGRGPVILTRSIDRPFAVRAGILDLSTAYFDTDNASVRRTHLDRAGLFDEVFYPYGWEGLDLGFRLRKLGLRRFYRRDAALYHYHEEVSPGSLDGLLRKEADRARTAWLFYEKHPTLEARFALQFTPFHLALNSVQRLFGLVGPENVEGWVRRADRAGMPGLGRLLLSGVLNAHYLAHLLENGQMRPGSRAHGN
- a CDS encoding ABC transporter ATP-binding protein; protein product: MADLRRLAVFLRPYMVQLVGGVSAAVLVAVAWLYVPRYLGEQADRVIQTGSLGILNHAALIVLGIYAFRSICLYVQLSLLAFVGHRLVADLRARIFQRVQRWSLARFAAWHSGEVISRTIQDTQLVEQRLLGGIVDVITTALTLAGIIVMVFLINWRLAVLTFVALPAFVLAARLFGREVHKISARAQRQVASLTALIKESVIGARVIRAFVQEGREEQRFDRENERTFLANYGIRRLIAVEVSLVSLLTALALVLVLWAGAQYVARHEMTPGSLLAFLGYLALAMDPAMSLTRLYSEARQAMAGLERVYELLDVPETVRDSADAIPMPRIAGRVRFTNVSLAYEPDRLALRTITFEVEPGEHVAIVGPSGAGKTSLVNLIPRFYDPTGGTVAIDGHDLRRVRIASLRAQIGLVPQETILFAGTIAENIAYGRPSASRAEIEDAARVANAHGFIAALPRGYDTSLGEDGMQLSGGQRQRLALARAVLLDPAVYILDEATSALDAESEEAIQEAMARLTERRTTFIVAHRLSTVRSADRIIVMLDGRIVETGRHDELASHEGPYSRLVRSQLLEEAAPVPAGTARRAGETPAAAP
- a CDS encoding glycosyltransferase, with translation MEISVVIPTYNNRDVLRETVRHLRGQTLAADLYEIVVVDDGSTDGTAQMLDELAAQPGAAVRRVSQANRGRSAARNLGVRTARGRIVVFLDSDLWAAPTLLAEHHGHYPPGAARRGVQGRTVTHPESRVTPFMLVKEMTPDLTIRRRRDLSPFHVTTRNCSMLREDVLDAGGFDETFSGYGWEDIELAIRMHERGTRFEYEPRALGHHHHVEDLMGVREKLRQAGVGAVYFWRKYRRAARIGIFLEIASFMLPVKWLVYRTPLIAPWIWWIVPRAEKRRWLLILNECYSFLLWDAFYEGVFRALRTPDPTPDGAVSPGAVRPATGRGDVTYVTPATGRTEESAR